A portion of the Halogeometricum sp. S1BR25-6 genome contains these proteins:
- the nadA gene encoding quinolinate synthase NadA: MARLETAGFESDLSLFKYDDLEQLPERYRDLTEADRAGRIEAAREELGDEVVVLGHNYQRREIVEHADFVGDSYELSRRAAESDAESVVFAGVTFMAESADIITDDDQTVLLPSMEASCPMAGMAEALQVDAAWEKIESAAGGRDVIPVTYMNSYADLKAFCAEQGGLVCTSSNAADAFEWAFERGDAVLFLPDKHLGRNTAAELGVDSVTEWDPWDADSPDAAAAADADVVLWDGYCQVHERFDVEHVERAREERDANVIVHPECRREVVVAADEAGSTSRICDTVANADPGETWAIGTEIHLVNHLRRWHPEVEVISLCGDACMDCNAMRQVDPNYLTWLLESLADGEVHNAVEVAEREKELAEVALDRMLDL, from the coding sequence ATGGCACGACTAGAGACAGCGGGGTTCGAATCGGACCTGAGCCTCTTCAAGTACGACGATTTAGAGCAGTTACCCGAACGGTATCGGGACCTGACCGAAGCGGATAGGGCGGGGAGAATCGAGGCCGCCCGCGAGGAACTCGGCGACGAGGTGGTCGTCCTCGGCCACAACTACCAGCGCCGCGAAATAGTCGAGCACGCCGATTTCGTCGGCGACTCCTACGAACTGTCGAGGCGCGCGGCCGAGTCCGACGCCGAGTCCGTCGTCTTCGCCGGAGTGACGTTCATGGCGGAGAGCGCCGACATAATCACCGACGACGACCAGACCGTCCTCCTGCCATCGATGGAGGCGTCCTGTCCGATGGCCGGGATGGCCGAGGCGCTTCAAGTCGACGCGGCGTGGGAGAAAATCGAGTCGGCGGCGGGCGGACGAGACGTGATTCCGGTGACGTACATGAACTCCTACGCCGACCTGAAGGCGTTCTGCGCCGAACAGGGCGGACTCGTCTGCACCTCCTCGAACGCCGCCGACGCGTTCGAGTGGGCGTTCGAACGGGGCGACGCCGTCCTCTTCCTCCCGGACAAACACCTCGGACGCAACACCGCCGCCGAACTCGGCGTCGACTCGGTGACCGAGTGGGACCCCTGGGACGCCGACTCGCCCGACGCCGCGGCGGCCGCCGACGCGGACGTCGTCCTCTGGGACGGCTACTGTCAGGTGCACGAGCGCTTCGACGTCGAGCACGTCGAACGGGCGCGCGAGGAACGCGACGCGAACGTCATCGTCCACCCCGAGTGCCGTCGGGAGGTGGTCGTCGCCGCCGACGAGGCGGGGTCGACGAGCCGGATATGCGACACCGTCGCAAACGCCGACCCCGGCGAGACGTGGGCTATCGGCACCGAGATACACCTCGTGAACCACCTGCGACGGTGGCATCCGGAGGTCGAGGTGATTTCCCTCTGCGGCGACGCCTGCATGGACTGCAACGCGATGCGGCAGGTAGACCCGAACTACCTGACGTGGCTGCTGGAATCGCTCGCCGACGGCGAGGTGCACAACGCCGTCGAGGTGGCGGAACGGGAGAAGGAACTGGCCGAAGTCGCCCTCGACAGGATGCTCGACCTATGA
- a CDS encoding L-aspartate oxidase, with the protein MTRETDAREADVLVVGSGVAGCAAALAAARAGANVLVATKATAPEDAATDWAQGGVAVTGSDPESFRADVLAAGDGESDPEAVDVLVGDAREAVTDVLVDTLGVPFDGASPGADLGAYDRGREAAHSERRILHVNASTGRHVLRPFLNHLRDRERVTFLDDATALDLLTHEGRVHGVELLREGSVDPIFAGATVLATGGIGACYGTTTNPSGATGDGVAMAALAGARVADMQYVQFHPTAFPAEDPFLVSEAVRGEGAVLRDGSGKRFMPAVHDDAELAARDVVARAVADARERTGEVRLDVSPLDPDFGSEFPDLAALCTERGVDPSEGIPVAPAEHYLCGGVAVDDRGRTTLDRLFAAGECARTGVHGANRLASMSLLEGLVWGRRAGETAADAGAGGAERIEAPEPLDRDPGLPDAFADAKYTRLRETMDSTVGVERTPSGLERARATLRRLKGEVDAYTRTRVSRSLYELRNATVCALLVARAASEAPSAGCHRVVGEGADEPRTGGARADD; encoded by the coding sequence ATGACGCGGGAGACGGACGCCCGCGAGGCGGACGTGCTCGTCGTCGGGTCGGGCGTCGCCGGGTGCGCCGCCGCACTCGCCGCCGCCCGCGCGGGCGCGAACGTTCTCGTGGCGACGAAGGCCACGGCGCCCGAGGACGCCGCGACGGACTGGGCGCAGGGCGGCGTCGCCGTCACCGGGAGCGACCCCGAGTCGTTCCGCGCGGACGTCCTCGCCGCCGGCGACGGCGAGTCGGACCCCGAGGCGGTCGACGTCCTCGTCGGCGACGCGCGGGAAGCGGTGACGGACGTCCTCGTCGACACCCTCGGCGTCCCGTTCGACGGCGCCTCCCCCGGTGCGGACCTCGGCGCGTACGACCGCGGGCGGGAGGCGGCCCACTCGGAGCGACGCATCCTCCACGTGAACGCGAGCACGGGCCGGCACGTCCTCCGACCGTTCCTGAACCACCTCCGCGACCGGGAGAGAGTGACGTTCCTCGACGACGCGACGGCGCTGGACCTTCTGACCCACGAGGGCCGCGTCCACGGCGTCGAACTGCTCCGCGAGGGGTCGGTCGACCCCATCTTCGCCGGCGCAACGGTGCTGGCGACCGGCGGCATCGGCGCCTGCTACGGGACGACCACCAACCCGTCGGGGGCGACGGGCGACGGCGTGGCGATGGCCGCCCTCGCCGGCGCCCGCGTTGCGGACATGCAGTACGTGCAGTTCCACCCGACCGCTTTCCCCGCCGAGGACCCGTTCCTCGTCAGCGAGGCGGTCCGCGGGGAGGGAGCGGTGCTCCGCGACGGGTCGGGAAAGCGGTTCATGCCCGCCGTCCACGACGACGCCGAACTCGCCGCGCGTGACGTGGTCGCCCGCGCCGTCGCGGACGCCCGCGAGCGAACCGGCGAAGTGCGCCTCGACGTCTCTCCCCTCGACCCGGACTTCGGCAGCGAGTTCCCCGACTTGGCCGCCCTGTGCACCGAACGCGGCGTCGACCCGAGCGAGGGAATCCCCGTCGCCCCCGCCGAGCACTACCTCTGCGGCGGCGTCGCCGTCGACGACCGGGGACGGACGACGCTCGACCGCCTGTTCGCCGCCGGCGAGTGCGCCCGAACCGGCGTCCACGGCGCGAACCGCCTCGCCTCGATGAGCCTCCTCGAAGGTCTCGTCTGGGGCCGCCGCGCCGGCGAGACGGCCGCCGACGCGGGCGCCGGGGGCGCGGAGCGAATCGAGGCGCCCGAACCGCTCGACCGGGACCCCGGACTCCCGGACGCGTTCGCCGACGCGAAGTACACCCGCCTCCGCGAGACGATGGATTCGACCGTCGGCGTCGAGCGGACCCCCTCGGGCCTCGAACGCGCCCGCGCCACCCTGCGGCGCCTGAAGGGCGAAGTCGACGCCTACACCCGGACGCGCGTCTCCCGGTCGCTGTACGAACTGCGCAACGCGACGGTGTGCGCCCTCCTCGTCGCCCGCGCCGCGAGCGAAGCCCCGTCCGCCGGGTGTCACCGCGTCGTAGGTGAAGGCGCCGACGAACCGCGGACCGGAGGCGCCCGTGCTGACGACTGA
- the nadC gene encoding carboxylating nicotinate-nucleotide diphosphorylase, protein MLTTETVERWLREDVGHRDVTNDVPGETTGRLVTREAGVAAGLDAAVAVFEYLGVEASPRVDAGESVEPGTTVLTASGSAREVLRGERVAVNVVAHASGVATRTRRAVDAARTVDPDVRVAATRKTTPGLRGVEKRAVAAGGGDTHRLTLSGTVMVKDNHVAEMGLEAAVERFRERKSFATKLEVEVESPEAGARAAAAGADIVLFDNLPPEDVRAGVERLPNGVLSEASGGITLDAVADYAATGVDAVSMGSLTHGAPSLDLSFRTGGER, encoded by the coding sequence GTGCTGACGACTGAGACGGTCGAACGGTGGCTTCGCGAGGACGTGGGTCACCGCGACGTGACGAACGACGTGCCCGGCGAGACGACGGGCCGACTGGTGACGAGAGAGGCGGGCGTCGCCGCCGGCCTCGACGCCGCCGTCGCTGTCTTCGAGTACCTCGGCGTCGAGGCGTCGCCCCGCGTCGACGCCGGCGAGTCCGTCGAACCGGGGACGACGGTGCTGACGGCGTCGGGGTCCGCCCGCGAGGTGCTCCGGGGCGAACGCGTCGCGGTCAACGTCGTCGCGCACGCCTCCGGCGTCGCCACGCGGACGCGCCGCGCCGTCGACGCCGCCCGCACCGTCGACCCGGACGTGCGCGTCGCCGCCACGCGGAAGACGACGCCCGGCCTGCGAGGCGTCGAGAAGCGCGCCGTCGCCGCGGGCGGCGGCGACACTCACCGACTCACCCTCTCGGGGACGGTGATGGTCAAAGACAACCACGTCGCCGAGATGGGACTCGAAGCGGCCGTCGAGCGCTTTCGCGAGCGCAAGTCGTTCGCGACGAAACTCGAAGTCGAGGTGGAGTCGCCCGAGGCGGGCGCCCGCGCCGCCGCCGCGGGCGCAGACATCGTCCTCTTCGACAACCTCCCGCCCGAGGACGTCCGCGCGGGCGTCGAGCGCCTTCCGAACGGCGTGCTCTCGGAGGCCAGCGGGGGAATCACCCTCGACGCCGTCGCCGACTACGCCGCGACGGGCGTCGACGCGGTGTCGATGGGGTCGCTCACCCATGGCGCTCCGAGCCTCGACCTCTCGTTCCGAACCGGCGGCGAACGGTAG
- a CDS encoding DUF3267 domain-containing protein, whose amino-acid sequence MPESEYDPDDALVPSTPAGYRDPTTFDYSMPALAVVGTALTVLGIFAFGAVLDFAQGSDVYDALFVFEELPDGGFVATLRAGLVFGITVAVVVVTVVAHELVHGIVYRRFGYDVSYGLVPSLGAAYAGAFHQFQRSEHVRYVGVAPLLVLDALFLILLFVPVPFVAFAAFVGLVFNTAGAAGDLYLLWFLSQLPEGTLLYDSDMRHSYVFKPASKSDSNSSSNAEP is encoded by the coding sequence ATGCCCGAGAGCGAGTACGACCCGGACGACGCGCTGGTCCCGTCGACGCCCGCGGGCTACCGCGACCCGACGACGTTCGACTACTCGATGCCGGCGCTGGCCGTCGTCGGAACCGCCCTGACCGTCCTCGGCATCTTCGCGTTCGGCGCGGTGCTGGATTTCGCGCAGGGGTCGGACGTCTACGACGCGCTGTTCGTCTTCGAGGAACTTCCCGACGGCGGCTTCGTCGCCACTCTGCGCGCCGGTCTCGTCTTCGGTATCACCGTCGCCGTCGTCGTCGTTACCGTCGTCGCCCACGAACTCGTCCACGGAATCGTCTACCGGCGCTTCGGTTACGACGTCAGTTACGGCCTCGTCCCCTCCCTCGGCGCGGCGTACGCCGGCGCGTTCCACCAGTTCCAGCGCTCCGAACACGTCCGGTACGTCGGCGTCGCTCCGTTGCTCGTTCTCGACGCCCTCTTCCTCATCCTCCTGTTCGTCCCCGTCCCCTTCGTCGCGTTCGCGGCGTTCGTCGGCCTTGTGTTCAACACGGCCGGGGCCGCCGGCGACCTGTACCTGCTGTGGTTCCTCTCGCAACTGCCCGAGGGGACGCTCCTCTACGACAGCGACATGCGCCACTCGTACGTCTTCAAACCGGCCTCGAAGTCGGACTCAAACTCGAGCTCGAACGCGGAGCCCTGA
- a CDS encoding PAS domain-containing sensor histidine kinase, translating to MSVEQIVLGPERGESRTDGGEGTPEAPDSPAVLVVALQDARAGPPRGNGADETADALRTLGFTVTETTADAAAGPGTGPTAADAEPLGERLEDGAFDCVVAHADASSAPGSPGPLDASAFDTLGRLPADAPVVLVGGDAADAADAFEAGAAEFVPAANAADPAVLDARVRSAVARSEAARLRSERERLAADLSRERGLLNAIFETVPAHLYVKDREAKHIRVSEAYVGDPDRFLGKTDYDVVPDETSRGTYEDDLRIMETGQPLFDQEEPIVPADTTFSMQSLLERHGEADGTVTGDWVLTSKVPWRDADGEVVGLVGFSIDISDRKADRRRLERQNERLSEFADVVSHDLRSPLNVAQGYLELLGEAVDDETARSYLHRIEDAHGRMDELIEDVLALARQGTVVDDLTSTRIADVVDAAWRSTTTHGATLAVETGDATVPADPGRLRALFENLFRNAVEHGARQASGRSAPGDSVEHSSTNSRATPDDSVEHGSTDDDTHTLTVTVGRTDGGFYVEDDGPGISESERETVFEAGHSSVADGTGFGLAIVKRIAEAHGWSVTLTESETGGARFEFAAEHPAGAVDGSV from the coding sequence ATGTCGGTCGAACAGATTGTGTTGGGACCCGAGCGCGGCGAATCGCGGACAGACGGTGGAGAAGGGACACCGGAGGCGCCGGATTCGCCCGCCGTCCTCGTCGTCGCCCTCCAGGACGCGCGCGCCGGTCCGCCTCGCGGGAACGGCGCGGACGAGACGGCCGACGCCCTTCGGACGCTCGGATTCACGGTGACGGAGACGACGGCGGACGCGGCGGCGGGGCCGGGGACGGGGCCGACCGCCGCCGACGCCGAACCGCTCGGCGAGCGACTCGAAGACGGCGCGTTCGACTGCGTCGTCGCGCACGCCGACGCTTCGTCCGCGCCCGGGTCGCCCGGTCCGCTCGACGCCTCCGCATTCGACACGCTCGGGCGCCTCCCGGCCGACGCGCCCGTCGTCCTCGTCGGAGGCGACGCCGCGGACGCCGCCGACGCGTTCGAGGCCGGCGCCGCGGAGTTCGTCCCGGCGGCGAACGCGGCCGACCCCGCCGTCCTCGACGCCCGCGTTCGGAGCGCGGTGGCGCGCTCGGAGGCCGCGCGTCTTCGGTCGGAGCGGGAGCGACTCGCCGCGGACCTTTCGCGGGAGCGCGGCCTGCTGAACGCCATCTTCGAGACGGTGCCGGCGCACCTGTACGTGAAGGACCGCGAAGCGAAGCACATCCGGGTGAGCGAGGCGTACGTCGGCGACCCCGACCGCTTCCTCGGAAAGACCGACTACGACGTCGTCCCCGACGAGACGTCGCGGGGGACGTACGAGGACGACCTTCGGATCATGGAGACGGGCCAACCGCTGTTCGACCAGGAGGAACCCATCGTCCCCGCGGACACGACGTTCTCGATGCAGTCGCTGCTCGAACGGCACGGGGAGGCCGACGGCACCGTCACCGGCGACTGGGTGCTCACCTCGAAGGTACCGTGGCGCGACGCCGACGGGGAAGTGGTCGGACTGGTCGGCTTCTCCATCGACATCTCCGACCGGAAGGCCGACAGACGACGGCTCGAACGGCAGAACGAGCGGCTGTCGGAGTTCGCGGACGTCGTCAGCCACGACCTGCGTTCGCCGTTGAACGTCGCGCAGGGCTACCTCGAACTCCTCGGGGAGGCGGTCGACGACGAAACGGCCCGGTCGTACCTCCACCGCATCGAGGACGCTCACGGACGGATGGACGAACTCATCGAGGACGTGCTGGCGTTGGCGCGACAGGGGACGGTGGTCGACGACCTCACTTCGACGCGCATCGCCGACGTGGTAGACGCGGCGTGGCGGAGCACGACGACCCACGGGGCGACGCTCGCCGTCGAAACGGGCGACGCGACCGTTCCCGCCGACCCGGGACGACTGCGCGCCCTGTTCGAGAACCTGTTTCGGAACGCTGTCGAGCACGGTGCTCGACAGGCCTCCGGTCGCTCCGCTCCCGGAGACAGTGTGGAACACAGTTCCACGAACAGTCGGGCGACGCCCGACGACAGTGTGGAGCACGGCTCCACCGACGACGACACCCACACCCTCACGGTCACCGTCGGGCGGACCGACGGGGGATTCTACGTCGAGGACGACGGTCCCGGAATCTCCGAGTCCGAGCGCGAGACCGTCTTCGAGGCCGGCCACTCCTCCGTCGCCGACGGCACCGGGTTCGGTCTCGCCATCGTGAAGCGCATCGCCGAGGCCCACGGCTGGTCGGTGACGCTGACCGAGAGCGAGACCGGCGGCGCCCGCTTCGAGTTCGCCGCCGAACACCCGGCGGGAGCGGTCGACGGCAGCGTGTGA
- the pyrF gene encoding orotidine-5'-phosphate decarboxylase, with product MTTAFFDRLADRIERVDSVVSVGLDADRSRIPEHLQEKDLPQWAFNRRIIDATHEHAACYKPNAAFYEDADGWRALRETIAYAHGKDVPVLLDAKRADIGNTTRQYAKLLDEADAITVNPYMGRDSLQPFLDREDKGVFVLCRTSNPGGSDLQDLELDSDEKLYERVAALADLWNQHGNVGLVVGATAPEELESIREQVPDLPFLVPGIGAQGGDAEAAVEFGLSDGVGLVNSSRGIIFAGEDRGEQFAGAAGEAARRLKRRLNQYREAADGDE from the coding sequence ATGACTACCGCGTTCTTCGACCGCCTCGCCGACCGCATCGAACGCGTCGACAGCGTCGTCTCGGTGGGTCTCGACGCCGACCGGTCGCGCATCCCCGAGCACTTACAGGAAAAAGACCTGCCGCAGTGGGCGTTCAACCGCCGCATCATCGACGCGACGCACGAGCACGCCGCCTGCTACAAACCGAACGCGGCGTTCTACGAGGACGCCGACGGCTGGCGGGCGCTCCGCGAGACCATCGCCTACGCGCACGGAAAGGACGTGCCCGTCCTCCTGGACGCGAAGCGCGCCGACATCGGCAACACCACGCGCCAGTACGCGAAGTTACTCGACGAGGCGGACGCCATCACGGTGAACCCGTACATGGGTCGGGACTCCCTGCAACCGTTCCTCGACAGGGAAGACAAGGGGGTCTTCGTCCTCTGTCGCACGTCCAACCCCGGCGGTTCGGACCTGCAGGACCTCGAACTCGACTCGGACGAGAAACTGTACGAACGGGTCGCCGCCCTCGCGGACCTGTGGAACCAACACGGCAACGTCGGCCTGGTCGTCGGGGCGACGGCGCCCGAGGAGTTGGAGTCGATACGGGAGCAGGTTCCCGATTTGCCCTTCCTCGTGCCCGGCATCGGCGCGCAGGGCGGCGACGCCGAGGCGGCCGTGGAGTTCGGTCTCTCCGACGGGGTCGGCCTCGTGAACTCCTCGCGCGGCATCATCTTCGCCGGCGAGGACCGCGGAGAGCAGTTCGCGGGTGCGGCGGGCGAGGCGGCCCGCCGACTGAAGCGACGGCTCAACCAGTACCGCGAGGCGGCGGACGGCGACGAGTAG
- a CDS encoding J domain-containing protein: protein MDRDTLVLGLAAVFAGISMLLVVLGFAYQLFFLLVAVPFVLTTYLMWEHASGRFRERIRQSRTRRGRGRGAENAAGRGPSDFRGFGPGRRSAADGAGAEAGAGAGGPNGPGGASGGAGRRGRRGRNRNRRRRSRGAEEAASSRLSPAEAYRTLDLSSSATTAEVKDAYRSKVKEVHPDTESGSREEFKRVNRAYERLSE from the coding sequence GTGGACCGTGACACGCTCGTACTGGGGCTTGCGGCGGTGTTCGCGGGTATCTCCATGCTTCTCGTCGTCCTCGGCTTCGCCTACCAACTGTTCTTCCTGCTCGTCGCCGTCCCGTTCGTTCTCACGACGTACCTCATGTGGGAGCACGCCAGCGGACGGTTCAGAGAGCGAATCCGGCAGAGCCGAACCCGGCGCGGCCGCGGCCGAGGAGCGGAGAACGCCGCCGGCCGCGGCCCGAGCGACTTCCGCGGGTTCGGTCCCGGCCGTCGCTCGGCCGCCGACGGCGCAGGCGCGGAAGCGGGGGCGGGGGCGGGCGGCCCGAACGGACCCGGCGGGGCGAGCGGAGGCGCCGGCCGACGCGGCCGACGCGGGCGGAACCGGAACCGTCGACGTCGGTCCCGCGGGGCCGAGGAGGCGGCGAGCAGTCGGCTCTCCCCGGCGGAAGCGTACCGCACGCTCGACCTCTCCTCGTCGGCGACGACCGCCGAGGTGAAAGACGCCTACCGCTCGAAAGTCAAGGAGGTCCACCCCGACACCGAGTCGGGGAGCCGAGAGGAGTTCAAGCGCGTGAACCGGGCGTACGAACGGCTCTCGGAGTGA
- a CDS encoding GTPBP1 family GTP-binding protein: MSADRAALNKALERGEEEGGNIEFKERLSRAVHLADGRLESLAAQLRHRVLSGDGTATYVVGVTDDGGIAGIAPDEFSESMDVLSILADEAGAHIEDVETWGVGDDASRGLVGVATVREGAALDADDDHIVVGTAGHVDHGKSTLVGSLVTGRADDGQGSTRGFLDVQPHEVERGLSADLSYAVYGFDGDDAVHLGNPHRKSDRARVVQESDRLVSFVDTVGHEPWLRTTIRGLVGQRLDYGLLVVAADDGPTKTTREHLGILLAMELPTVVALTKVDAVSDERVQEVEREVERLLRDVGRTPLRVDRHGVDAAVEEVSSSVVPILQTSAVSMEGLDHLDSFFRNLPKTNSESREDFRMYIDRTYSVTGVGAVASGTVNSGSVEAGDELKVGPMPDGSFRDVEVRSIEMHYHRVDQAKSGRIVGIALKGVKESEIERGMALLPGDADPTPVRSFDAEVMVLNHPTRIREGYEPVVHLETVSEAVVFRPEGGQLLPGDTGEATVEFKFRPYLVEEGQRFVFREGSSKGVGTVTEIHGD, from the coding sequence ATGAGCGCTGACCGGGCCGCGCTGAACAAGGCCCTCGAGCGCGGCGAGGAGGAGGGCGGCAACATCGAGTTCAAAGAGCGGCTCTCCCGCGCCGTCCACCTCGCGGACGGGCGGTTGGAGAGTTTAGCCGCCCAACTCCGGCACCGAGTCCTCTCCGGCGACGGCACGGCGACGTACGTCGTCGGCGTCACGGACGACGGCGGCATCGCCGGCATCGCGCCCGACGAGTTCTCCGAGTCGATGGACGTACTCTCCATCCTCGCCGACGAGGCGGGCGCGCACATCGAGGACGTCGAGACGTGGGGCGTCGGCGACGACGCCTCCCGCGGACTCGTCGGCGTCGCCACCGTGCGGGAGGGTGCCGCCCTCGACGCCGACGACGACCACATCGTCGTCGGGACGGCGGGTCACGTCGACCACGGGAAGTCCACCCTCGTCGGGTCGCTCGTCACCGGGCGGGCCGACGACGGCCAGGGGAGCACCCGCGGGTTCCTCGACGTGCAACCCCACGAGGTCGAACGCGGCCTGTCCGCGGACCTCTCCTACGCCGTCTACGGCTTCGACGGCGACGACGCGGTCCACCTGGGGAACCCCCACCGGAAGTCCGACCGCGCCCGCGTCGTCCAGGAGTCCGACAGGCTGGTCTCCTTCGTCGACACCGTCGGGCACGAACCGTGGCTCCGGACGACGATTCGGGGGCTGGTCGGCCAGCGACTCGACTACGGACTGCTCGTCGTCGCCGCCGACGACGGGCCGACGAAGACGACGCGCGAACACCTCGGCATCCTCCTGGCGATGGAGTTGCCCACCGTCGTCGCCCTGACCAAAGTGGACGCCGTGAGCGACGAACGCGTGCAGGAGGTCGAACGCGAGGTCGAACGCCTCCTGCGCGACGTGGGTCGGACGCCCCTGCGCGTGGACCGTCACGGTGTCGACGCCGCCGTCGAGGAGGTGAGTTCCTCGGTCGTTCCTATCCTGCAGACCAGCGCGGTGTCGATGGAGGGCCTCGACCACCTCGACTCGTTCTTCCGGAACCTCCCGAAGACGAACTCGGAGTCCCGCGAGGACTTCCGGATGTACATCGACCGGACGTACTCGGTCACCGGCGTCGGCGCCGTCGCCTCCGGGACGGTCAACTCCGGCAGCGTCGAGGCGGGCGACGAACTCAAGGTGGGACCGATGCCCGACGGCTCGTTCCGCGACGTGGAGGTGCGCTCCATCGAGATGCACTACCACCGCGTTGACCAGGCGAAGTCGGGCCGCATCGTCGGCATCGCCCTCAAGGGCGTCAAGGAGTCCGAGATAGAGCGCGGGATGGCGCTCCTGCCGGGCGACGCCGACCCGACGCCGGTGCGGTCGTTCGACGCGGAGGTGATGGTGCTGAACCACCCGACGCGCATCCGCGAGGGGTACGAACCCGTCGTCCACCTCGAAACCGTCAGCGAGGCCGTCGTCTTCCGCCCCGAGGGCGGCCAACTCCTCCCCGGCGACACCGGCGAGGCGACGGTGGAGTTCAAGTTCCGCCCGTACCTCGTCGAGGAGGGCCAGCGGTTCGTCTTCCGCGAGGGGAGTTCGAAGGGCGTCGGCACCGTGACCGAGATTCACGGCGACTGA
- a CDS encoding DUF7662 domain-containing protein — translation MELSGYEFGRVCDVDPDRTDAGVPRVVVPQPEYAKRDEKPVHDHGWGPFCAFGIPDEGTHRPGVYVLAVEGEVTYVGETQDLYAKFANGYGTISPADCFEGGGGTNCRLNTAIFHAVRAGDRVSVHLHATDDFAGTADENRALRRIIKDDLVTALNPAWNRTGGDDRADEREDAERGEADAPEVTQESVESESDPGSETEPNARAGTESGPDGDGADAEPDPVGAAMPNTGSSGGVSSNRNSAGTVEEWFETERRASGRSEAERSDPERPDPNASRPAEFDAAAPDSTAPAAEGFEPKPVEPERSRDARSAPPAADRPTGEFAALYDYLVEHERDRVERSFADLEVVLDARLPTEARRWRRWWTNDESSHPHASAWLRAGYEVTEASLPEGRVAFERVGTDERSQSAPESESESGSVASPSAGRASPQRPE, via the coding sequence ATGGAACTGAGTGGGTACGAGTTCGGGCGGGTCTGCGACGTCGACCCCGACCGGACCGACGCGGGGGTCCCGAGGGTGGTCGTCCCGCAACCCGAGTACGCGAAACGGGACGAGAAGCCGGTCCACGACCACGGCTGGGGGCCGTTCTGCGCGTTCGGCATCCCCGACGAGGGGACGCACCGACCGGGCGTGTACGTCCTCGCCGTCGAGGGCGAGGTGACGTACGTGGGCGAGACGCAGGACCTCTACGCGAAGTTCGCCAACGGCTACGGCACCATCTCGCCGGCCGACTGCTTCGAGGGCGGCGGCGGGACGAACTGCCGGCTGAACACGGCCATCTTCCACGCCGTCCGGGCGGGCGACCGGGTGTCCGTGCACCTCCACGCGACGGACGACTTCGCCGGGACCGCCGACGAGAACCGCGCGCTCCGGCGCATCATCAAAGACGACCTCGTGACGGCGCTGAATCCGGCGTGGAACCGGACCGGCGGGGACGACCGGGCGGACGAGAGGGAGGACGCCGAGAGGGGGGAGGCGGATGCACCCGAAGTCACGCAGGAATCGGTCGAGTCGGAGTCAGACCCCGGTTCTGAGACAGAACCGAACGCCCGAGCGGGAACGGAGAGCGGTCCCGACGGCGACGGCGCGGACGCCGAACCCGACCCGGTCGGAGCGGCGATGCCGAACACCGGGTCGTCCGGCGGGGTTTCCTCGAACAGGAACTCGGCCGGCACGGTCGAGGAGTGGTTCGAGACGGAACGGCGCGCGTCGGGACGGTCCGAAGCCGAGCGGTCCGACCCGGAGCGACCCGACCCGAATGCGTCCCGCCCGGCGGAGTTCGACGCGGCGGCGCCCGACTCGACCGCGCCGGCGGCGGAAGGATTCGAGCCGAAACCGGTCGAGCCGGAACGTTCGCGGGACGCTCGGAGCGCGCCCCCCGCGGCCGACCGCCCGACGGGCGAGTTCGCGGCGCTGTACGACTACCTGGTCGAACACGAACGCGACCGAGTGGAGCGCTCGTTCGCCGACTTGGAGGTCGTCCTCGACGCGCGGTTACCGACGGAGGCGCGCCGGTGGCGGCGCTGGTGGACGAACGACGAGTCGTCGCACCCGCACGCGAGCGCGTGGCTCCGCGCCGGGTACGAGGTGACGGAAGCCTCCCTGCCCGAGGGTCGCGTCGCCTTCGAGCGGGTCGGGACGGACGAGCGGTCGCAGTCGGCTCCGGAGTCGGAGTCGGAGTCGGGGTCGGTCGCGTCGCCGTCGGCGGGGCGCGCCTCCCCCCAGCGGCCGGAGTGA